From Carya illinoinensis cultivar Pawnee chromosome 5, C.illinoinensisPawnee_v1, whole genome shotgun sequence, one genomic window encodes:
- the LOC122309251 gene encoding S-type anion channel SLAH2-like: MENEIHLGIAQQDSPEVPSLIKYISSNEVAGFDDIKLANFINDHHQPSESQSLSPSAIVSVCEKQGDETEPICHHQRGCSISISMPPSPVEVHLQKTRRVLFSGETIFKDGIADSSCVSETAGSGPPKQLKHHSQPMPTNAAYDKDEQFAYHQSIERLKDKRFDSFKTWSGKLERQITLLRGKPTPAAGPEEDTGRSREVERNLPVDRYFDALEGPELENLKASEEMLLPNDKTWPFLLRYPISLFGICLGVSSQAIMWKALSTSASTRFLHISSAVNLVLWCISIVLIATVASIYLLKVILYFEAVRREYYHPIRINFFFAPWIALLFLALGVPPSVANNLPPALWYVLMTPIFCLELKIYGQWMSGGHRRLSKVANPSNHLSVVGNFVGALLGASMGLKEGPIFFFSVGLAHYLVLFVTLYQRLPTNDTLPKELHPVFFLFVAAPSVASMAWAKIQGTFDFGARITYFIALFLYLSLGVRLNFFRGFKFSLAWWAYTFPMTGAAIATIRYSNEVPSVITQVMSVILSAVATLTVTGLLITTILHAFVLRDLFPNDIAIAISDKKPKPLGKWFHVRHGSSDSRDIEIFLKFAGSDGRNDLEASRKIPSS; the protein is encoded by the exons ATGGAAAACGAGATACATCTTGGTATTGCTCAACAGGATTCCCCTGAAGTTCCATCTCTCATCAAGTATATATCATCAAATGAAGTGGCTGGCTTTGATGACATTAAGTTGGCTAACTTCATCAACGATCATCATCAGCCAAGCGAATCTCAATCTCTCAGTCCATCAGCTATTGTAAGCGTCTGTGAAAAACAGGGCGATGAAACTGAACCCATCTGCCATCATCAAAGGGGTTGTTCTATTTCTATCAGCATGCCTCCATCTCCAGTTGAAGTACACTTACAGAAAACCAGAAGAGTTCTCTTCAGTGGCGAAACCATTTTTAAGGATGGGATTGCAGATTCTTCTTGTGTATCCGAGACTGCTGGCAGCGGTCCACCAAAACAGCTAAAACATCATTCTCAGCCAATGCCAACAAATGCTGCATATGATAAGGATGAACAATTTGCCTACCACCAAAGTATTGAAAGGTTGAAGGACAAGAGATTTGATTCCTTCAAAACATGGTCTGGGAAACTTGAGAGGCAGATCACATTACTGCGAGGAAAGCCAACACCGGCAGCCGGACCCGAGGAGGACACAGGGCGGAGTAGAGAAGTCGAAAGAAATTTACCTGTGGATCGGTACTTCGATGCCTTGGAAGGGCCAGAATTGGAGAACCTTAAG GCTTCAGAGGAAATGCTGCTTCCGAATGACAAGACATGGCCATTTCTTCTACGTTATCCCATCTCTTTATTTGGTATCTGTCTTGGAGTTAGCAGCCAAGCAATTATGTGGAAAGCCCTGTCCACTTCTGCCTCCACAAGATTTCTTCACATAAGCTCCGCAGTAAATCTCGTTTTATGGTGCATTTCTATTGTTCTTATTGCCACAGTTGCTTCCATCTACCTTCTGAAAGTGATTCTCTACTTTGAAGCAGTTCGCCGTGAGTACTACCACCCTATCCGAATCAACTTCTTCTTTGCGCCATGGATAGCCCTCTTGTTCTTAGCTCTGGGAGTGCCACCTTCAGTTGCTAACAACCTGCCTCCAGCTCTTTGGTATGTTCTCATGACACCAATTTTCTGTCTTGAGCTTAAGATCTATGGACAGTGGATGTCAGGAGGCCACAGGAGGCTATCAAAGGTGGCCAATCCTTCAAACCATCTCTCTGTAGTCGGAAATTTTGTGGGGGCATTACTGGGTGCATCAATGGGGCTAAAAGAAGGGCCTATATTCTTCTTTTCTGTTGGTTTGGCTCACTACTTGGTCCTATTTGTAACTCTCTACCAGAGACTTCCAACAAATGATACTCTCCCAAAAGAGCTCCATCCAGTGTTCTTTCTATTTGTAGCAGCACCAAGCGTTGCTTCAATGGCATGGGCAAAGATTCAAGGCACCTTTGATTTTGGTGCACGGATTACTTACTTCATCGCCCTGTTCCTATATTTGTCACTG GGAGTTCGGCTTAATTTTTTTCGAGGGTTCAA GTTCTCATTGGCATGGTGGGCCTACACTTTCCCAATGACTGGTGCTGCCATTGCAACTATCAGGTACTCAAATGAAGTGCCAAGTGTAATAACCCAAGTTATGTCTGTCATACTATCTGCCGTTGCTACCCTTACAGTTACAGGTCTGCTTATAACAACCATCTTGCATGCCTTTGTTCTCCGAGACCTTTTCCCTAATGACATTGCTATTGCCATCAGTGACAAGAAACCAAAACCGTTGGGGAAGTGGTTCCATGTAAGACATGGCAGCTCAGATTCTAGAGATATagaaattttcttaaaatttgcaGGCTCAGATGGCAGAAACGATTTAGAAGCCTCTCGAAAAATTCCAAGCTCTTAA